One window of Sinorhizobium fredii NGR234 genomic DNA carries:
- the lpxD gene encoding UDP-3-O-(3-hydroxymyristoyl)glucosamine N-acyltransferase: MEQNWFFPPHQGIRLGDLADRIGAELSDASVADHPIHGVAPVYRAKAGDVCYMLSRKSRDELESCQASAIICDKAIASIVPSRIPVLLTQKPHTAFALAGALLHGEALRPSYNTSLRGIAPGAFIDPTARLEPGVEVEPTAVVGAGAEIGSGTRIAAGAVIGPQVRIGRDCTISAGASILCALIGNNVIIHPGARIGQDGFGYAPGPKGGMIKIVQVGRVIIQDHVEIGANTTVDRGTMDDTVIGEGTKIDNLVQIGHNVRIGRYCGIVSQVGIAGSARIGDGVMIGGNAGVNGHTTIGDGAQIAAMSGVASDVPAGERYGGIPARPMRDFLREVAEIAMRSSERHKKKGGKDE; this comes from the coding sequence ATGGAACAGAACTGGTTTTTTCCGCCCCATCAGGGGATTCGCCTGGGTGACCTCGCGGATCGGATTGGGGCGGAACTTTCCGATGCGAGCGTGGCCGATCATCCCATCCATGGGGTGGCACCGGTTTATCGCGCCAAGGCCGGCGATGTCTGCTACATGCTGTCGCGCAAGAGCCGCGATGAGTTGGAGAGCTGCCAGGCATCCGCGATCATCTGCGACAAGGCGATCGCATCGATCGTACCGAGCCGCATTCCCGTTCTCCTGACCCAGAAGCCGCACACGGCATTCGCTCTTGCCGGTGCGTTGCTGCATGGGGAGGCGCTGCGTCCCTCGTACAACACCAGCCTGCGCGGCATAGCGCCTGGAGCTTTCATCGATCCGACGGCCCGCCTCGAGCCGGGGGTCGAGGTAGAGCCGACGGCGGTCGTCGGCGCCGGTGCGGAGATCGGCAGCGGTACGCGGATCGCGGCCGGCGCGGTGATCGGGCCGCAGGTTCGGATCGGCAGGGATTGCACGATATCGGCTGGTGCCAGCATCCTCTGTGCGCTGATCGGCAACAATGTCATCATTCATCCCGGTGCGCGCATCGGCCAGGACGGCTTCGGTTATGCGCCTGGTCCAAAGGGCGGGATGATCAAGATCGTTCAGGTCGGCCGGGTGATCATCCAGGATCATGTGGAGATCGGTGCCAATACGACGGTCGATCGCGGCACAATGGACGACACGGTGATCGGCGAGGGCACGAAGATCGACAATCTCGTCCAGATCGGCCACAACGTCCGCATCGGCCGCTATTGCGGCATCGTCAGCCAGGTCGGCATCGCTGGCAGCGCGCGGATCGGCGACGGCGTGATGATCGGCGGCAATGCCGGTGTCAACGGACATACCACGATTGGAGATGGAGCGCAGATCGCCGCGATGAGCGGTGTGGCGAGCGACGTTCCGGCAGGCGAGCGTTACGGCGGAATTCCGGCGCGGCCGATGCGGGACTTTCTGCGGGAAGTCGCGGAAATCGCCATGCGGTCAAGTGAACGGCATAAG